A stretch of Polyodon spathula isolate WHYD16114869_AA unplaced genomic scaffold, ASM1765450v1 scaffolds_784, whole genome shotgun sequence DNA encodes these proteins:
- the dgkaa gene encoding diacylglycerol kinase, alpha a isoform X2: MSLEESKSKEWEILSPVDFIQLQQYIDYSNLKVKDVLKEFYGDGVLSKYRHGACIDEEGFRLFMKTYLDVKEVPEELCHRLFVYFQKTSEPGSASRSQSNLAAPGQVCMKDVSCYLSLLEGGCPEDKLEFTFKLYDKDGNGLLDSSEVDRIITQMMHVAEYLEWDVSELKPILKEMMKAIDYDGNGTVSLEEWIKGGMANVPMLVLLGLEATIKDDGQHLWQLKHFNRPAYCNVCHSLLVGLRKQGLCCTCCKYTVHERCASKALLPCISTFAKSKKDAGVQPHVWLEGNCEASRCDRCQKKIKSYHGLTGMRCVWCHVKIHNDCVSQVPLECDCGALKDHILPPCAIYPVILERQNSLKNGSLSPTLSEEQSFTTPDGQILRITPVPETHPLLVFVNPKSGGKQGKRVLRKFRYLLNPRQVYDLSNGGHAPGLNFFRDLLDYRILVCGGDGTVGWILDAIDKANLSVRPPVAVLPLGTGNDLARCLQWGGGYYGEDLRKILRDIELSSLVLMDRWSLQVIPDNPQEKGDPVPNDIINNYFSIGVDASIAHRFHQMREKHPQKFNSRVKNKLWYFEFATSETISASCKKLNECLTIQDKEAPPNADRWGALDAASLYYPHHSQEPGPHAHGPPPSLLRLLQLLHPEEKPSGKLTPRAPRAGPQHSEEGVSCQRIKLKISYFIYLNTVLFFKVELIQLVLGLLGKIVIIYLFFLVVDFI; the protein is encoded by the exons atgtctttgGAAGAATCCAAGAGCAAGGAATGGGAGATCCTGAGTCCTGTGGATTTCATCCAGCTGCAGCAGTACATCGACT actCGAACCTCAAGGTGAAGGACGTCTTGAAGGAGTTCTACGGGGATGGGGTTTTGTCAAAGTATCGTCATGGGGCG TGCATAGACGAGGAGGGCTTCAGGCTCTTCATGAAGACCTATCTGGATGTTAAAGAGGTCCCAGAGGAGCTGTGCCACAGACTGTTCGTGTACTTCCAGAAGACCTCTGAGCCTGGCAGTGCGAGTCGATCGCAGAGCAACCTGGCTG CTCCTGGGCAGGTCTGCATGAAGGACGTGTCCTGTTACCTGTCTCTGCTGGAGGGGGGCTGTCCTGAGGACAAGCTGGAGT TTACCTTCAAGCTGTATGACAAGGATGGGAACGGTCTGCTGGACAGTTCG GAGGTTGATCGAATCATCACTCAGATGATGCACGTGGCTGAATATCTGGAATGGGACGTGTCGGAGCTGAAACCG aTCCTGAAGGAGATGATGAAGGCGATCGACTACGATGGCAATGGGACGGTGTCCCTGGAGGAGTGGATCAAAGGGGGGATGGCCAACGTCCCGATGCTGGTCCTGCTGGGGCTTGAAGCG aCCATCAAAGATGATGGACAGCACCTGTGGCAGCTGAAGCATTTCAACAGACCTGCGTACTGCAACGTGTGCCACAGCCTGCTGGTGGGACTGAGGAAGCAAGGGCTTTGCTGCACCT GCTGTAAATACACAGTCCATGAACGCTGCGCCTCCAAAGCACTGCTCCCCTGCATCAGCACCTTCGCCAAGTCGAAAAAGGACGCTGGT GTGCAGCCCCATGTGTGGCTGGAAGGGAACTGCGAAGCCAGCAGGTGTGATCGCTGCCAGAAGAAGATCAAGAGCTACCATGGTCTGACGGGGATGCGCTGCGTGTGGTGCCACGTGAAG ATTCACAATGACTGTGTGTCCCAGGTTCCCTTGGAGTGTGACTGCGGTGCTCTCAAAGATCACATCCTCCCTCCCTGTGCAATCTACCCTGTCATCCTG GAGAGGCAGAACAGTCTCAAGAATGGATCTCTGAGCCCCACACTGTCCGAGGAGCAGTCGTTCACAACCCCCGACGGGCAGATCCTCAGG ATCACCCCCGTCCCGGAGACGCACCCCCTGCTGGTTTTCGTGAACCCCAAAAGTGGAGGCAAACAGGGCAAGAG ggtGCTGAGGAAGTTCAGGTATCTGCTGAACCCCAGGCAGGTGTACGATCTTTCCAATGGGGGCCACGCTCCAGG GTTGAATTTCTTTCGGGATCTCCTGGATTACCGGATTCTGGTCTGTGGCGGTGATGGCACAGTGGGCTGGATACTGGATGCCATAG ATAAAGCCAACCTGTCGGTGCGCCCCCCCGTCGCTGTGCTGCCCCTGGGCACTGGCAATGACCTGGCGAGGTGCCTGCAGTGGGGAGGAG GGTACTATGGGGAGGATCTGCGGAAGATTCTCCGGGATATTGAACTCAGCAGTCTGGTCCTGATGGATCGCTGGAGCCTGCAGGTGATCCCAGACAACCCCCAGGAGAAAGGGGACCCCGTGCCCAATGACATCATCAACAACTACTTCTCCATCGGAGTG GATGCCTCCATCGCTCACCGATTTCATCAGATGAGGGAGAAACACCCCCAGAAATTCAACAGCAG ggtGAAGAATAAGCTGTGGTACTTTGAGTTTGCCACTTCAGAGACCATCTCTGCCTCCTGTAAGAAGCTGAATGAGTGCCTGACCATCCAG GACAAGGAAGCCCCTCCCAATGCAGATAGATGGGGAGCCCTGGATGCAGCCTCCCTGTACT ATCCACATCACTCACAAGAACCAGGCCCACATGCTCATGGCCCCCCACCCTCGCTCCTCCGGCTCCTCCAGCTTCTTCACCCTGAAGAAAAACCCAGCGGAAAGTTAACCCCTCGAGCGCCGCGCGCCGGCCCGCAGCACAGCGAGGAGGGAGTGAGCTGCCAGAGGATCAAGCTCAAAATATCATACTTCATATACCtgaacacagttttgttttttaaagttgaatTAATTCAACTTGTTTTAGGTCTACTAGGcaagattgttattatttatttattttttttggtggttgaTTTTATTTAG
- the dgkaa gene encoding diacylglycerol kinase, alpha a isoform X1, protein MSLEESKSKEWEILSPVDFIQLQQYIDYSNLKVKDVLKEFYGDGVLSKYRHGACIDEEGFRLFMKTYLDVKEVPEELCHRLFVYFQKTSEPGSASRSQSNLAAPGQVCMKDVSCYLSLLEGGCPEDKLEFTFKLYDKDGNGLLDSSEVDRIITQMMHVAEYLEWDVSELKPILKEMMKAIDYDGNGTVSLEEWIKGGMANVPMLVLLGLEATIKDDGQHLWQLKHFNRPAYCNVCHSLLVGLRKQGLCCTCCKYTVHERCASKALLPCISTFAKSKKDAGVQPHVWLEGNCEASRCDRCQKKIKSYHGLTGMRCVWCHVKIHNDCVSQVPLECDCGALKDHILPPCAIYPVILERQNSLKNGSLSPTLSEEQSFTTPDGQILRITPVPETHPLLVFVNPKSGGKQGKRVLRKFRYLLNPRQVYDLSNGGHAPGLNFFRDLLDYRILVCGGDGTVGWILDAIDKANLSVRPPVAVLPLGTGNDLARCLQWGGGYYGEDLRKILRDIELSSLVLMDRWSLQVIPDNPQEKGDPVPNDIINNYFSIGVDASIAHRFHQMREKHPQKFNSRVKNKLWYFEFATSETISASCKKLNECLTIQCCGSPIDLSSLSLEGIAVLNIPSMHGGSNLWGETKKLDPGSSTNQQPEVITDPEVLKGSVQDSSDKRLEVVGLEGVIEMGQIYTGLKSAGRRLAKCSQITIKTRKPLPMQIDGEPWMQPPCTIHITHKNQAHMLMAPHPRSSGSSSFFTLKKNPAES, encoded by the exons atgtctttgGAAGAATCCAAGAGCAAGGAATGGGAGATCCTGAGTCCTGTGGATTTCATCCAGCTGCAGCAGTACATCGACT actCGAACCTCAAGGTGAAGGACGTCTTGAAGGAGTTCTACGGGGATGGGGTTTTGTCAAAGTATCGTCATGGGGCG TGCATAGACGAGGAGGGCTTCAGGCTCTTCATGAAGACCTATCTGGATGTTAAAGAGGTCCCAGAGGAGCTGTGCCACAGACTGTTCGTGTACTTCCAGAAGACCTCTGAGCCTGGCAGTGCGAGTCGATCGCAGAGCAACCTGGCTG CTCCTGGGCAGGTCTGCATGAAGGACGTGTCCTGTTACCTGTCTCTGCTGGAGGGGGGCTGTCCTGAGGACAAGCTGGAGT TTACCTTCAAGCTGTATGACAAGGATGGGAACGGTCTGCTGGACAGTTCG GAGGTTGATCGAATCATCACTCAGATGATGCACGTGGCTGAATATCTGGAATGGGACGTGTCGGAGCTGAAACCG aTCCTGAAGGAGATGATGAAGGCGATCGACTACGATGGCAATGGGACGGTGTCCCTGGAGGAGTGGATCAAAGGGGGGATGGCCAACGTCCCGATGCTGGTCCTGCTGGGGCTTGAAGCG aCCATCAAAGATGATGGACAGCACCTGTGGCAGCTGAAGCATTTCAACAGACCTGCGTACTGCAACGTGTGCCACAGCCTGCTGGTGGGACTGAGGAAGCAAGGGCTTTGCTGCACCT GCTGTAAATACACAGTCCATGAACGCTGCGCCTCCAAAGCACTGCTCCCCTGCATCAGCACCTTCGCCAAGTCGAAAAAGGACGCTGGT GTGCAGCCCCATGTGTGGCTGGAAGGGAACTGCGAAGCCAGCAGGTGTGATCGCTGCCAGAAGAAGATCAAGAGCTACCATGGTCTGACGGGGATGCGCTGCGTGTGGTGCCACGTGAAG ATTCACAATGACTGTGTGTCCCAGGTTCCCTTGGAGTGTGACTGCGGTGCTCTCAAAGATCACATCCTCCCTCCCTGTGCAATCTACCCTGTCATCCTG GAGAGGCAGAACAGTCTCAAGAATGGATCTCTGAGCCCCACACTGTCCGAGGAGCAGTCGTTCACAACCCCCGACGGGCAGATCCTCAGG ATCACCCCCGTCCCGGAGACGCACCCCCTGCTGGTTTTCGTGAACCCCAAAAGTGGAGGCAAACAGGGCAAGAG ggtGCTGAGGAAGTTCAGGTATCTGCTGAACCCCAGGCAGGTGTACGATCTTTCCAATGGGGGCCACGCTCCAGG GTTGAATTTCTTTCGGGATCTCCTGGATTACCGGATTCTGGTCTGTGGCGGTGATGGCACAGTGGGCTGGATACTGGATGCCATAG ATAAAGCCAACCTGTCGGTGCGCCCCCCCGTCGCTGTGCTGCCCCTGGGCACTGGCAATGACCTGGCGAGGTGCCTGCAGTGGGGAGGAG GGTACTATGGGGAGGATCTGCGGAAGATTCTCCGGGATATTGAACTCAGCAGTCTGGTCCTGATGGATCGCTGGAGCCTGCAGGTGATCCCAGACAACCCCCAGGAGAAAGGGGACCCCGTGCCCAATGACATCATCAACAACTACTTCTCCATCGGAGTG GATGCCTCCATCGCTCACCGATTTCATCAGATGAGGGAGAAACACCCCCAGAAATTCAACAGCAG ggtGAAGAATAAGCTGTGGTACTTTGAGTTTGCCACTTCAGAGACCATCTCTGCCTCCTGTAAGAAGCTGAATGAGTGCCTGACCATCCAG TGTTGCGGATCGCCCATCGATCTCAGCAGCCTCTCTCTGGAGGGCATCGCCGTCCTCAACATTCCCAGCATGCACGGCGGCTCCAACCTTTGGGGCGAGACCAAGAAGCTGGACCCCGGGAGCTCGACCAATCAGCAGCCAGAGGTCATCACGGACCCCGAGGTCCTGAAAGGCAGTGTGCAAG actCCAGTGACAAGCGTCTGGAGGTGGTGGGGCTGGAGGGAGTCATTGAGATGGGTCAGATCTACACCGGGCTGAAGAGCGCAGGGAGGCGTCTGGCAAAGTGCTCCCAGATCACAATCAA GACAAGGAAGCCCCTCCCAATGCAGATAGATGGGGAGCCCTGGATGCAGCCTCCCTGTACT ATCCACATCACTCACAAGAACCAGGCCCACATGCTCATGGCCCCCCACCCTCGCTCCTCCGGCTCCTCCAGCTTCTTCACCCTGAAGAAAAACCCAGCGGAAAGTTAA